Proteins encoded within one genomic window of Methanoregula sp. UBA64:
- a CDS encoding GTP-dependent dephospho-CoA kinase family protein translates to MFVLPDESRRLFKDPFGTLYPEIEAALPSLAGRTIYAVGDVVTHNLQKNGIVPAIAVIDGQTMRSPCDRLPEVKGTCIRVKNPPGTITDELIQALYDALAHPPATILVDGEEDLAVIPLVIAAPDSSVLLYGQPREGVVLRTIDAAAKTAAISLLAQFTRVD, encoded by the coding sequence ATGTTTGTACTCCCGGACGAATCCCGCCGGCTCTTCAAAGATCCCTTCGGGACACTCTACCCGGAGATCGAAGCTGCCCTCCCCAGCCTTGCGGGCCGTACCATATACGCCGTCGGGGATGTCGTCACCCACAACCTCCAGAAAAACGGGATCGTCCCGGCCATTGCCGTAATCGACGGGCAGACCATGCGCTCGCCCTGCGACCGGTTGCCGGAAGTGAAAGGTACCTGCATCCGGGTGAAAAACCCGCCCGGCACGATCACGGACGAACTGATCCAGGCACTGTACGATGCCCTCGCCCATCCCCCGGCCACCATCCTTGTTGATGGCGAGGAAGATCTTGCCGTAATCCCGCTTGTCATCGCCGCGCCGGACTCCTCGGTCCTTCTCTACGGCCAGCCCCGCGAAGGGGTCGTGCTCCGCACGATCGATGCCGCAGCCAAAACTGCCGCCATCAGTCTGCTTGCGCAGTTCACCCGGGTCGATTAA